A region of the Mesoterricola sediminis genome:
ATGTCTGGTTGATCTTCCTGGTATAGCAAGGCTAGGGTCTTTTTGATCTGCCTCATCAACCGTTCGATTCGAGATTGCTCTCTTGGGGTTGCAAATGCTTCCATGCCGGCCATGGAAGCAAATTCGGCAGCTCGAATAATCGTGCGAGCCACTTTTAATGAACCTTTTTTTGCCCATCCTTCTCCGATAGCACCAACCCTAAGTTGATATCCATAATAATGATTCAGATTGGCGACAATTGTCTCGAGTTCTTCGATGTATCTCATTTTTGAAATATGGTCATGATTTAGCATCGCATTTTTTAGGCCCTTTCCGCATTCTTCGATAGCAATGAAGAAAGAACTCAGTCTTCTTTCATTGTCGCTGGTGTAAAGCAATTTAATTAGGGTAGAAGTCCGGTCAGATGCTAACTTTGATACAATAATCGCCATTATTATGATGCCGCTTATTACTTCGAAGGATGCAAAGAGGCGTCCATAGCCTAGGGGAATATAGTCACCATATCCAAGAGTTGTGATAGTGGTTATGCTAAAATATAAACAGTTTAAAATTGTGATCGGTTCGTTAGGATTGCTTGCATTTCTAATTCCATTCGTTCCTGATGAGAAGTTGTAGTAATAGGCTGTAAAAAATAATATGTTGCAAATTAAACTTAAAACCCAAGTTCTGGTATTCGATTTGTCGATTATCTTGGTTAACACGGTCTCCCCTTGAAAGTGCAAATTGAGACTCATTCGAATGATTGTGCGGACAATACGAATCCGACCCTGCAGGTATTAGAAGGTGCGATACTATATCTTGGCACATTTCCTCTTGAATCTGGATGGCTGTGTCGGCTTATTTTGAGCGATTGCTGCCGAAAACCCATCGAGATTACCGTCACTGCGTACCTATCAACAGCACGTGACGTGAAGGATCCACAGGAGACAGAAGCTTTAATGGAGGACCCTAGGTGGTTGGCAATCGGAATCCGTTTGACGGGTGGGTCCACGCCGATGTAACCGAGGCAGATATTTACTTTTGGCGTGAGCACCCCTGCAATCCGGATGGTGAACTCAGGATCCTGCTTTTCCGGGAACCTGATCGGGTTGTCGGGATGTCTCCCTATCCAGAAGAGATCGCAAAATCAAATCGCCTCATCGATTCGTTTGGCCAACGGACCTGCCTTCTGTTGGATCGTGAGAGCCTCTCAGAGCCCATGGAACACCGCATCAGGCCCATCATCATGTTCGATTCCAATGCCATCGACTTCATGATCCACCCTTCACGGGCTGAGAATGAAGAAAAGGCCGGGGCTGGTTCAAATTGGGACCTTGAGAACGCCATCGTGGCTTCAGGGTATGGCTTGAATATAGATTTCTATGTTTACGAAGTATTTATGACAAACGGTATTTCCAAAGAGGTGCTTGAACGACTTGTTGACCCGATTGAACAACTGTTTAAGTTGCAAAATTGCCAGCAAGAGCCATGGATAAGAGAGCGGAAAAGGGTCGTGGATTTGAATTCTGCGAAACAGGTCTTTGAGGAAGCAGGAGTGAAGGACTTCAGGGGCTTGGCCAAGGTTCATATAGATATGCTCCTCGCCCGATGGAAAAACGGTATGGCTGTGACTTTCAAACATTGGGAATCCGCAAGCTATGTGATGCTCCTTAAGGCTGTACAGTTGGGTGCCGATTCCGCAAAGGAAACCGTTGAAAAAATGGAACTTCTTTGGGAGTTCGAACTTGAAGTGCTTGGTGTAAGTTTCATGCGAGAGAAAATTTTCGCAGCCCTTTACATGGAGGGACGCAGCCAACCTGCGAGGGATTTCATATTTAAGAATATTCGCCAATCTGGTCTTCGAAGGAAATTGCGAGGCTCTGCCAGAGACCTTCTCCTTCCCCGCTTTGCCGAACGGAGCCTTGTTGCACACTTGGGCCAAGGAGAATTCCTGATCCCGCATCTGCTAACGTTTGACCGACCGCTATTGGGACTCTCGAATCCCATTCAACTCCATCACTTATATTGCAGGAATGGGGACCGCGCCTGGACTGTTGTCTATGATTTTGAACATCTTAGGACGGAATTACTTAAGGCGGTTTCCGCAGAAGTTTTAGAAACTCTCCTGTCCAATCCGGGGAGAGCCTGCCCTGAAAAAAAGGGGCTCTCCGGGATGGAATGGGATTCCTTGGTGGAGAACCTGGAATCCCAAGTCTCCCGGTTGCTTCGGGTGGCCGTTTGAACCATCCATCTCCGTCTAAATGGCGAATGGCAACGACATTGGCCTTCCCAATGGGGGCCTCCCTGCCCAGCCCGCAGGATGAGCAGGCTTGTGTGCCCCGGATCTCTCCGAACAAAATCGTGCAGGAACTTGTTGGAGCCCGGCCTGCTCGACCTAGCCAATGTCGTAGATTCTTGGCCTAGCGCTTCTTCCCATCGCTGCTCTTCGTGGCTGATCCCGCCGCCAGCCCATGGCGATCGGCATATAGTGCAAGCGCTTCCTCGACTACGGTGCCGATGGTTGCTTCACCCCGGGCGAGTTCTCCGCGAATCGCTCGGGCCTGGAGGTCTGCAACCAGAAGTTGAAGGAGTTCGGCCGGTCCCTGTCGGAGTCGAAGGGTGAAGGGGATGGTCGGCTCCTTCGTTGGCCGCCCCACAGCCCGGCGCTCTGGGGATGGATCCTTGGATGTATCCAGGGCGCTTGCGGCGGCCTTTCCGGACCCTGCCTTCAGAACCTCCTGGAGTAGGGCGTCCTTCTTGATCTGTTTCGAAGGGGACATTGAAAATTCCGAGCGTCTAGGATTTTTGACATCAAAAAATCTAGACGGTTTGGAGCCAGGATTCAATCCGGGACCAAAGGGTCTTGGCCTCGTGCGCGGCGGCGCCCCCCAGGTGGACCAGGCTCTTTCCGTCCGCGAAGGCTTCAGGGAATGCGGCGCGCTCCGAAAGCCGACCCAGCAGCGGCAACTTGGCAAGCCGGAGCCCCTCCTCGACAACCCGATTCCGGGTCGTCTCCCGGAAATGGTTCAGGACCACGCCGGCCCTCAAGGCGCCGCCCCTTTCGGCAAGTTCATCCAGCGCCCGGATGGCTCGCCCCAGGGCATCCAACTCAGGGCGACCGGAACCTGACGGCAAGATGAGGGCGTCCGCCAGGACCACCTGTCCTTGCCCCCTGCGGAAAACGGCTTGATTCATCAAAAGGTTGGACATTACGTCTGGAAGGCATGCGTCAGAGTTTGGTAGAATTAATCAATTCATGCTTGATAAGACCGCTTTGGAGCAATAGGAGGAAGCCCTGGCCGACCTTTTGGCATTATCTGGAAGCCCGGGAGAGGCATCTGTTCATGTTGTGTTTATCCATGGCCTGAATGGAGACAAGCGAAAGACTTGGCTAACTCAAACCGAGCAGCCAGAGCTGTGGCCATGTTGGTTGACTGCAGATATTGAAAGCGCCTGCACCTGGACTATCGGTTACGATGCGTCACCCACAAGGTGGCATGGCTTCAGTATGGCCCTCCAAGACAGAGCAGAAAACTTACTTCCTCTCATTATAAATGAAAAGGGCTTATCGACTGGAAATATAGTCTTTGTTGGTCATAGCCTCGGTGGCTTAGTAATTAAACAGTTGCTACGATGTGCGGACAGGGAAAAAAATTTTAGTAAAGCCGCAGAATTGTTTTTACACCGGGTTAAAGGGGTTGCCTTCTTGGGAACCCCTCACTTTGGGTCTGCTTGGGCTGGTGTGGCCAGGAAGCTCGGGTCTCTGCTCCGCATGTCACCAGCAGCTGCAATTCTCGAACGTAACAATCCGGCTTTACGTGAATTAAACCTTTGGTATAGATCTTTTTGCACTACAAATCAAGTTCAAAATCTTGTTTTGGTGGAAATGCGGCCGATGAAGAGGCTCGGGCTTGTAATTGTCACGCCTGATAGTTCGGACCCCGGGGTTGGGGTCGCGCCGATCCCAATTGATGCTGATCATGTCGGAATTGCAAAGCCAATGAACCGTAAGGCCGAGGTCTACAAGCATTTGATTGAATTTATTAATGGCCCTTTCAATGGAATCCACTCGGACATATTATTGTCAGAATCAATTAAGCAAAATTCCTTGGAAGTCAGAGCGTTAGCAGATATATCCGAAAAACAGGCACAGGCTATTGATAGATTGGGGCATATTCTCCTGGATGAGCTGCCCCGTTGTGAGAATCCGCAGGTTATGGGGGCCTATGGCAGGCAGATTATTGATTCCGAGGCAACAAAAAGGCTCAGAAAAATAAAAATTTCAAGATTTTTTAATGAATTCAATTTAATTGCTTCGATTAACGCTTTGCTGACAAGCGTTGAAGGCGGGGATCTGGGGAATGTCTCCGATGTCGTAAAGCTTGAAATTCTGGGATGGTGCTCGCGCTTTCTCTCCCTGACTGACTTGCATAGGGCGCGAGAAATCCTTAACCGTGCGTCAATCTATGGAGACAGCCAAACACTAATAATCGCACGTGCGTTTGTTGAAGTGCAAACGAGCGGTATTCCGACAGCACTTGGCTTGCTCGCATCCATTGATTCTTGCGTGGCAAGATCGGCTGCGTTCATGATTCTAAGAAATCACCAAGGTCTGCAGTATGCATTTGAATGGCTGGAGCAAACGGGAATTTCTGTTGACCAATTAGACTCCGAGGGGCGATTTATCGCCCTTCAGGGATGCATGCAGGAAGAGGCATGGGACATGGTTTTGAAGTTGGCAGATGGGATGGTCGAAAGTGATTTTGAACATACTCCGATATTGATGCATGCTGTTGGTGATGCATTCCTTGCAAGGGCGGTTCCGGTTGAGTTAAGGGCCAAAGTCTTGCAACAACTTCAATATGGAATCTTCCAATTCCCTCTGGCGAGTGATGCAGAGGCCCTTTCTTTCAGGCGTTCTGCTCAGGACATGTATGAAAGGGTAGCTCAATTTGCCATGGATTTGGGATTTCAAAGGGCGGCCAATATTTCGAGCGATAAGGCTCTATGTCTTGCACTTCGGGATGTCGATCGCGAAGCAATGGCAAGGCTTGAGCTGGAAAAGAGCATGCGTGATCCAGAATGCTCTTTGCGTAGACTTCCCTTGGCGATTCAGTATGGTTTGGATGTCGATCTTGCAGCTGCGGAAATCCAGGTTGACCGGCAGACTGTATTGAGTGGGGGCACTTCTGCGGAGGCGGCAATCGCCAGGTTTGCACTAGCTTTGGCAAAAAAAAGTCCTGCCGAAGTGGCAAGTTATCTAGATCAGCACCGATCACAGCTATTACAGCATTTAGATTCAAAAGCAATTGGGTTTATTGAGGTTGAGATGCTTTCGCGCTCGGGGCAACTTCAGAAGGCGAGCTTGCGTTTTCAGGAAATGATTTCTCTAGGGATTACTAGCTTAGAAGAATTGCGAATCCGCAAAATAATGGACGAAGCAGCTGGGGTAGAACCGTTAACTCATCTTCTGGCGCTGTATGAGAAAAGCGGATCAATTACGGATCTGCGAAACTTGGTTAATGCCTTGGAAGAGGGCAAAGATTGGAAGAGGTTAATTCTATTCGGTTCTAAGATGTTTGAATTGACCCGGGATTTGTCTGATGCGGTCAGTTATGCAAAAGCTCTGTATGAAAATGATGAATTTCTCTCATTGGAAAAACTGTTTAATGAATTCCCTGAGATTATTGATCAATCTGAAAATTTAAGGGCTATACGATGTTGGGCGCTTTATCGGCAGGGGCGGCTTAATGAAGCCCGACTTTCCTTGCCGGGAACGCGTGCAGGTGAATTGAATGATACTGGTGCTGAATTGTTCGCTAACATAGCTATAGCATCTGGAGATTGGGAATCACTTCATGTTTTTATTGAGGAGCAGTGGGCCGCCCGGAGCACTCGAAGGCCGATGGAGCTCCTTCGTGCAGCCCGATTGGCTCAAATGGTTGGCTCTTCAAGGTCAAGGGACTTGGTCTTTGAATCGGCCCGACTCGGTTCCGAGGATCCAAATATTTTGATTGGATGCTACGTGATAGCAACAGAACTGGGTTGGGAGGACTCTGTGGAGGCTTCGGCCTGGTTGCAAAAGGCGGCTGGTCTTTCTGGAGAGGATGGTCCAATTCGGCATATGTCCATGGAAGAGTTGATCAATCGACAGCCTTCCTGGGAAGCGCAAACGAACCAGGTATTTAGAGTGCTTAGGAAGGGTCAGGCTCCGATCTTGGCGGCTGCGCAGATGTTAAATCGTTCTCTTTTGAATCTTTTTCTGGTTCCGGCCTTAGTTAACCAAGGCGAGGCTGATATTCGGAAAAGGGTGGTTATTAATTCTTTCAGTGGGGCGAGGGGACGAAATACGGCTACGCCTCGTTGTATTGCAATTGACGCGACGGCCTTGCTCACCATTGAGCTCCTTGGCTTGTCGGAAGTAGTGTTAGAACACTTTCGAGAAATAGCTATTCCTCATGGGACGCTCGGTTTGTTGCTTGAAGAGAAGCGGAAGATTCTTTTCCATCAGCCGAGTCTGGTTGCGGATGCACATGAGCTGAGGCGCTTGCTATCGACGGGATGCTTAAAAGCATTCGAACCTTCTGTTTTGCCTGAAGCCAAGTTATCTGGTCTGATAGGGGACGCTCTAGCTGCAATGGTGGCGGATGCAAAAACTAACCATTCTTTGGACGGGAAGCCAAGGTTTGTTGTCCACCCGTTTCCGGTCTTTACGGGCTCACTCATGCAAGAAGAGGCTGACCTTTCACAATATGAAGACTATTTGTGTGGGTGTATGGCTGTTGTTGAAAGGCTAGCAAATCAAGGTGAACTTACGGCCAGCACCTATAAGGATTGCAAAGCATACTTGATGCTTCAAGAGCAGCCATGGCCGAAGAAAAATGAAATCAATGAGCCAGCCCAAATATATTTGGATGATATTGCTGTTTCCCACTTACAGCATCTCAAGCTTCTTGCATCGTTGGAGAGATGTGGCCTGACTGCATTTGTGTCAAATTCAAAAATTGCAGAAGCTGACGCACTAATTCGTCATGAACACTATGCTGAAAAGGCAGTGGCGGTAGTTGAAGCTCTGCGGTTGCATTTGCGGGCGGGTATCGAGTGTGGCAAGGTCCGAGTTGGCCAACGATTAACCGGAGATGACAAGGAGGGTGAACTCCGGATTGGGCAACATCCTACGCTCGCCATGCTTCCTTTGTCGGTTTCAACGGATGCCATCGTTATTGATGATCGATTCTTTAATCAGCATGCAACTGTTTCATTTGATGGGGTTGAAAAGCCCCTGTTAACTACAATTGATGTAATTGACCTGCTCGTTGATTCTGGGGCCCTGGATAATGAACAGGCATTAACCCATAAGACAACACTACGCCTGGCAGGGATGATCCATGTTCCCCTTAGTGAAGGTGAACTTGCAACTTGCTTGTTAAACGCTCATGTAAAGGATGGCAAGCTTATCGAAACAGCAGAATTGAGAGCGATTAAAGAAAATATTCTTTTGGCCAGAATGGCTGACGTTTTGCAGATACCTTTGGAGGTTTCGTGGCTTGATTCATTCTGTCATGCTTGCCACAGGGTCCTTCAGTCACAGTGGCAGGAGGGAGCGGATTATTGTTCGATTCGTGTCAAATCGAATTGGTTATTTGATCTGATGAATTTTCGACGATGGGCTCATAGCTATAAGGGGCTTGTCCCCAATGCTGAAGACCGTTATCGATTGCAGGTTGCAGCTCTGATGGTTCTCCCGACATGTAAATCTAATGAGGTTAGAAGGGAGTATTTTGATTGGTTTGAAAACGAAATATTGAAAGAAATCAAAGAGCGGGATCATCCGTTGTTTAGTCTGATTGTTACAGGGGCAGCTAACTTGATTGATAGCTGTCTAAAAAATATATACGCCAATGAGGCACAAAATGACAAATGATCTTGTCCGATACGCATTGATGAACTCAGCTTTGGCATATATGCCACCACTTGTTAAATCGGCTTTGATTGAAGAAAGCGCTTTTATGTATAAACATAACCTGCAGACGACGGCTAATATTCAATTCAGGGATCTTGGCACTTCTTTCAGTCGAGAGGCTCTTTTCTCTGCGATTCGGGAAGCATTGCGAGAAAAACTTGATTGTACATATGTTGATGATAAAGATGGGTGTAGTTGGCAAATTATATTTGAAAAGTCCGATGGGGATTGCCGCATTTGCTTAAGTTTGGAAGATAAAAGGGCTTGGCTACCGCAAAGCTGGGCATTTTCGGAAGATCAGGCCGTAAGAAGTAATGGGTTTGAACGAGACGCGCATTCCGTTAATTTGATCGGCGATGTCGCGAACGAGTGGCGGGACCGTCTTTTGAGGGCGCCAATTGAAAATGAGGATCATGAAAAATTGGTAGAACAATTTCGCTTGACTCCATTCCGTCAAACCGGTTTTTTGGCCTCTCTTTTGCGGTCGGGGGCTTGCGGCCTTCAGGACTTGGTTCCCAATAAGCATTGGTATTACGATCGGTTAGTTGGTTCTATCGAAGCGCAAGAGGATCTTTCCTCGTTTGCTGGTTCTGGGGCGAAGCACCTCATTGATCAACTTATCGATTGGAGCCGGATAGACGGTTTGAAGTTGGCATTTCTTATTTCCTCTTATCGGGGATTAAATGTAACAATTGAGAAACATGAATTTAGCGATCTGGAAATTGATGAAATCTTTTCGTGGGTTTTAAAGCAAGGTTGTCTTCTGTCAAAATTAGGCGCGATTGAACTAGGGCTTGGTATAATAGATAAGCACCCTCGGATCGAATCGTTAATTGAGAACATTGTTTCTGGTATTTTGCGTGATGATATTAATGACGAAGATGGCGGATTTTATGCGTTGTCTACCCTTGTTGTGTTTGTTTGTAATGAATTGGCTCGCACTCGGTTGCTGTATGGAAAGCCCCCTTTTTGGATTCGTCTTGCTGCGATTGCCCAAGCATCAGTTATAGAGCGTGCAATTATCGCCTCGGGAATTAAGCGTTCTGATTTCATAGCTTGGGCTCATGAATTTGGAGGGAAGAGATTCTATTTGCAGACTTTAATCGATCTAAGAATAGAGCCGCGGTGGCTCCCGGATTTTGTCAGTCCCCGGCAGTTAAAGTCCGAATTCCTGGGTAGGATTCTAAATGCCGCAGTGGCCAATGAGGCAAAGATTTCTTCTTCCGCTCTCCGAGAAATCTTGCTGGCTGACACAAATCAAGGAGGTTTAAAGTCTCAAATAGAGTTCCCATATCCCTTTTTGCCGGGCCCCATTGAAGGTGGAGTAAGGTCTGAAACTTCGATGCCTGACGAATATCTAGCCTTAATTGAGGAAAAATTATCCTCAAAGGACCTTGGTCCCAATTCATTTGCTGGCTTAGTGAATCTAGCGCTTATTCTACGCCTGGAGGCAGACCATGCTAGGCTTGCTGTAAATGCTCTACGTGCAGCAAAATATAGGTTGAATGAAGCTG
Encoded here:
- a CDS encoding potassium channel family protein produces the protein MSLNLHFQGETVLTKIIDKSNTRTWVLSLICNILFFTAYYYNFSSGTNGIRNASNPNEPITILNCLYFSITTITTLGYGDYIPLGYGRLFASFEVISGIIIMAIIVSKLASDRTSTLIKLLYTSDNERRLSSFFIAIEECGKGLKNAMLNHDHISKMRYIEELETIVANLNHYYGYQLRVGAIGEGWAKKGSLKVARTIIRAAEFASMAGMEAFATPREQSRIERLMRQIKKTLALLYQEDQPDIFIPINNRIQRIFDHYNKSKINNEQIHYYSEITPELVKSVNNLLPLQPWPKNIHKTIASKLRISNRLCHKIIDSIINPSQAQASTGDVILEADQE
- a CDS encoding esterase/lipase family protein gives rise to the protein MFIHGLNGDKRKTWLTQTEQPELWPCWLTADIESACTWTIGYDASPTRWHGFSMALQDRAENLLPLIINEKGLSTGNIVFVGHSLGGLVIKQLLRCADREKNFSKAAELFLHRVKGVAFLGTPHFGSAWAGVARKLGSLLRMSPAAAILERNNPALRELNLWYRSFCTTNQVQNLVLVEMRPMKRLGLVIVTPDSSDPGVGVAPIPIDADHVGIAKPMNRKAEVYKHLIEFINGPFNGIHSDILLSESIKQNSLEVRALADISEKQAQAIDRLGHILLDELPRCENPQVMGAYGRQIIDSEATKRLRKIKISRFFNEFNLIASINALLTSVEGGDLGNVSDVVKLEILGWCSRFLSLTDLHRAREILNRASIYGDSQTLIIARAFVEVQTSGIPTALGLLASIDSCVARSAAFMILRNHQGLQYAFEWLEQTGISVDQLDSEGRFIALQGCMQEEAWDMVLKLADGMVESDFEHTPILMHAVGDAFLARAVPVELRAKVLQQLQYGIFQFPLASDAEALSFRRSAQDMYERVAQFAMDLGFQRAANISSDKALCLALRDVDREAMARLELEKSMRDPECSLRRLPLAIQYGLDVDLAAAEIQVDRQTVLSGGTSAEAAIARFALALAKKSPAEVASYLDQHRSQLLQHLDSKAIGFIEVEMLSRSGQLQKASLRFQEMISLGITSLEELRIRKIMDEAAGVEPLTHLLALYEKSGSITDLRNLVNALEEGKDWKRLILFGSKMFELTRDLSDAVSYAKALYENDEFLSLEKLFNEFPEIIDQSENLRAIRCWALYRQGRLNEARLSLPGTRAGELNDTGAELFANIAIASGDWESLHVFIEEQWAARSTRRPMELLRAARLAQMVGSSRSRDLVFESARLGSEDPNILIGCYVIATELGWEDSVEASAWLQKAAGLSGEDGPIRHMSMEELINRQPSWEAQTNQVFRVLRKGQAPILAAAQMLNRSLLNLFLVPALVNQGEADIRKRVVINSFSGARGRNTATPRCIAIDATALLTIELLGLSEVVLEHFREIAIPHGTLGLLLEEKRKILFHQPSLVADAHELRRLLSTGCLKAFEPSVLPEAKLSGLIGDALAAMVADAKTNHSLDGKPRFVVHPFPVFTGSLMQEEADLSQYEDYLCGCMAVVERLANQGELTASTYKDCKAYLMLQEQPWPKKNEINEPAQIYLDDIAVSHLQHLKLLASLERCGLTAFVSNSKIAEADALIRHEHYAEKAVAVVEALRLHLRAGIECGKVRVGQRLTGDDKEGELRIGQHPTLAMLPLSVSTDAIVIDDRFFNQHATVSFDGVEKPLLTTIDVIDLLVDSGALDNEQALTHKTTLRLAGMIHVPLSEGELATCLLNAHVKDGKLIETAELRAIKENILLARMADVLQIPLEVSWLDSFCHACHRVLQSQWQEGADYCSIRVKSNWLFDLMNFRRWAHSYKGLVPNAEDRYRLQVAALMVLPTCKSNEVRREYFDWFENEILKEIKERDHPLFSLIVTGAANLIDSCLKNIYANEAQNDK